In Zalophus californianus isolate mZalCal1 chromosome 17, mZalCal1.pri.v2, whole genome shotgun sequence, one DNA window encodes the following:
- the LDHD gene encoding probable D-lactate dehydrogenase, mitochondrial isoform X4, whose translation MEPCDVPFCRVNLAPIFTQGELSKGFVEALKAVVGSPHVSTAAADREQHGHDESMHRCQPPGAVVWPQNVEQVSRLAALCYSQGVPIIPFGTGTGLEGGVCAVQGGVCINLTHMDRILKLDPEDFCVVVEPGVTRKTLNTYLRDSGLWFPVDPGADASLCGMVATAASGTNAVRYGTMRDNVLNLEVVLPGGRLLHTAGAGRHFRKSAAGYNLTGLFVGSEGTLGLITAATLRLHPAPEATVAATCAFPSVQAAVDTTVHILQAALPLARIEFLDEVMMDACNRHSRLTCSVAPTLFLEFHGSERALAEQIERAEEISQHNGGSHFFWAKEAEERSRLWAARHNAWYAALALRPGCKGYSTDVCVPISRLPEILVQTKEDLKASGLTGAIVGHVGDGNFHCILLVDPEDAEELRRVKAFGEHLGRRALALHGTCTGEHGIGLGKRQLLQEEVGAVGMETMRQLKATLDPRGLMNPGKVL comes from the exons ATGGAACCCTGTGACGTTCCTTTTTGTAGAGTGAATCTGGCTCCTATTTTTACCCAG GGCGAGCTCAGCAAAGGCTTTGTGGAGGCTCTGAAGGCAGTTGTGGGGAGCCCGCACGTGTCCACCGCTGCCGCCGACCGTGAGCAGCATGGGCACGATGAGTCCATGCACAG GTGCCAGCCTCCAGGTGCTGTGGTGTGGCCGCAGAATGTGGAACAGGTCAGCCGGCTGGCAGCCCTGTGCTACAGCCAAGGAGTGCCCATTATCCCGTTTGGCACTGGCACCGGGCTTGAGGGTGGAGTCTGTGCTGTGCAG GGCGGTGTCTGCATCAACCTGACCCACATGGACCGCATCCTGAAGCTGGATCCGGAGGACTTCTGTGTGGTGGTGGAGCCGGGTGTCACCCGCAAAACTCTCAACACCTACCTGCGGGACAGTGGCCTCTGGTTTCCTGTGG ACCCAGGCGCAGACGCCTCGCTCTGCGGCATGGTGGCCACGGCAGCCTCCGGCACCAATGCTGTGCGCTATGGCACGATGCGGGACAACGTGCTCAACCTGGAGGTGGTGCTGCCTGGCGGCCGGCTGCTTCACACCGCCGGCGCCGGCCGGCACTTCCG GAAGAGTGCAGCTGGCTACAACCTCACGGGGCTCTTTGTGGGCTCTGAAGGGACACTAGGACTCATCACAGCTGCCACCCTGCGCCTGCACCCTGCCCCCGAGGCCACGGTGGCCGCCACCTGTGCATTTCCCAGCGTCCAGGCGGCCGTGGACACCACTGTTCACATCCTCCAGGCTGCACTGCCTCTGGCCCGCATCG AGTTTCTGGATGAAGTCATGATGGATGCCTGCAACAGGCACAGCCGGCTGACCTGCTCCGTGGCGCCCACACTCTTCCTCGAGTTCCACGGATCTGAGCGGGCACTGGCCGAGCAGATAGAGCGGGCAG AGGAGATCAGCCAGCACAACGGAGGCTCCCACTTCTTCTGGGCCAAGGAGGCCGAGGAGCGCAGCCGGCTCTGGGCGGCACGGCACAACGCCTGGTACGCCGCTCTGGCCCTGCGGCCGGGCTGCAAG GGCTATTCCACTGACGTGTGTGTGCCCATCTCCCGGCTGCCAGAGATCCTGGTGCAGACCAAGGAGGACCTGAAGGCCTCGGGACTCACAG GAGCCATTGTTGGACACGTGGGCGACGGCAATTTCCACTGCATCCTGCTGGTGGACCCAGAGGATGCCGAGGAGTTGCGTCGGGTCAAGGCCTTTGGAGAACATCTGGGCAG GCGGGCACTGGCACTGCACGGGACATGTACTGGGGAACACGGTATTGGGCTGGGCAAGCGGCAGCTGCTACAGGAGGAGGTGGGCGCCGTGGGCATGGAGACCATGCGGCAGCTGAAGGCCACGCTGGATCCCCGAGGCCTCATGAACCCAGGCAAGGTGCTGTGA
- the LDHD gene encoding probable D-lactate dehydrogenase, mitochondrial isoform X5, whose product MGWCGHLATHLSAHPAMASLLRAAATWGLFPWRGYCSRGTQGELSKGFVEALKAVVGSPHVSTAAADREQHGHDESMHRCQPPGAVVWPQNVEQVSRLAALCYSQGVPIIPFGTGTGLEGGVCAVQGGVCINLTHMDRILKLDPEDFCVVVEPGVTRKTLNTYLRDSGLWFPVDPGADASLCGMVATAASGTNAVRYGTMRDNVLNLEVVLPGGRLLHTAGAGRHFRKSAAGYNLTGLFVGSEGTLGLITAATLRLHPAPEATVAATCAFPSVQAAVDTTVHILQAALPLARIEFLDEVMMDACNRHSRLTCSVAPTLFLEFHGSERALAEQIERAEEISQHNGGSHFFWAKEAEERSRLWAARHNAWYAALALRPGCKGYSTDVCVPISRLPEILVQTKEDLKASGLTGAIVGHVGDGNFHCILLVDPEDAEELRRVKAFGEHLGRPGSALPWASPGP is encoded by the exons ATGGGCTGGTGCGGCCACCTGGCCACCCACCTCAGTGCGCACCCCGCTATGGCCAGTCTGCTCCGCGCTGCTGCGACCTGGGGGCTGTTCCCCTGGAGGGGCTACTGCTCCAGGGGAACGCAG GGCGAGCTCAGCAAAGGCTTTGTGGAGGCTCTGAAGGCAGTTGTGGGGAGCCCGCACGTGTCCACCGCTGCCGCCGACCGTGAGCAGCATGGGCACGATGAGTCCATGCACAG GTGCCAGCCTCCAGGTGCTGTGGTGTGGCCGCAGAATGTGGAACAGGTCAGCCGGCTGGCAGCCCTGTGCTACAGCCAAGGAGTGCCCATTATCCCGTTTGGCACTGGCACCGGGCTTGAGGGTGGAGTCTGTGCTGTGCAG GGCGGTGTCTGCATCAACCTGACCCACATGGACCGCATCCTGAAGCTGGATCCGGAGGACTTCTGTGTGGTGGTGGAGCCGGGTGTCACCCGCAAAACTCTCAACACCTACCTGCGGGACAGTGGCCTCTGGTTTCCTGTGG ACCCAGGCGCAGACGCCTCGCTCTGCGGCATGGTGGCCACGGCAGCCTCCGGCACCAATGCTGTGCGCTATGGCACGATGCGGGACAACGTGCTCAACCTGGAGGTGGTGCTGCCTGGCGGCCGGCTGCTTCACACCGCCGGCGCCGGCCGGCACTTCCG GAAGAGTGCAGCTGGCTACAACCTCACGGGGCTCTTTGTGGGCTCTGAAGGGACACTAGGACTCATCACAGCTGCCACCCTGCGCCTGCACCCTGCCCCCGAGGCCACGGTGGCCGCCACCTGTGCATTTCCCAGCGTCCAGGCGGCCGTGGACACCACTGTTCACATCCTCCAGGCTGCACTGCCTCTGGCCCGCATCG AGTTTCTGGATGAAGTCATGATGGATGCCTGCAACAGGCACAGCCGGCTGACCTGCTCCGTGGCGCCCACACTCTTCCTCGAGTTCCACGGATCTGAGCGGGCACTGGCCGAGCAGATAGAGCGGGCAG AGGAGATCAGCCAGCACAACGGAGGCTCCCACTTCTTCTGGGCCAAGGAGGCCGAGGAGCGCAGCCGGCTCTGGGCGGCACGGCACAACGCCTGGTACGCCGCTCTGGCCCTGCGGCCGGGCTGCAAG GGCTATTCCACTGACGTGTGTGTGCCCATCTCCCGGCTGCCAGAGATCCTGGTGCAGACCAAGGAGGACCTGAAGGCCTCGGGACTCACAG GAGCCATTGTTGGACACGTGGGCGACGGCAATTTCCACTGCATCCTGCTGGTGGACCCAGAGGATGCCGAGGAGTTGCGTCGGGTCAAGGCCTTTGGAGAACATCTGGGCAG GCCAGGATCTGCCCTCCCCTGGGCCTCCCCCGGACCTTAG
- the LDHD gene encoding probable D-lactate dehydrogenase, mitochondrial isoform X7, whose translation MGWCGHLATHLSAHPAMASLLRAAATWGLFPWRGYCSRGTQGELSKGFVEALKAVVGSPHVSTAAADREQHGHDESMHRCQPPGAVVWPQNVEQVSRLAALCYSQGVPIIPFGTGTGLEGGVCAVQGGVCINLTHMDRILKLDPEDFCVVVEPGVTRKTLNTYLRDSGLWFPVDPGADASLCGMVATAASGTNAVRYGTMRDNVLNLEVVLPGGRLLHTAGAGRHFRKSAAGYNLTGLFVGSEGTLGLITAATLRLHPAPEATVAATCAFPSVQAAVDTTVHILQAALPLARIEFLDEVMMDACNRHSRLTCSVAPTLFLEFHGSERALAEQIERAEEISQHNGGSHFFWAKEAEERSRLWAARHNAWYAALALRPGCKGYSTDVCVPISRLPEILVQTKEDLKASGLTGAIVGHVGDGNFHCILLVDPEDAEELRRVKAFGEHLGSLGGDGA comes from the exons ATGGGCTGGTGCGGCCACCTGGCCACCCACCTCAGTGCGCACCCCGCTATGGCCAGTCTGCTCCGCGCTGCTGCGACCTGGGGGCTGTTCCCCTGGAGGGGCTACTGCTCCAGGGGAACGCAG GGCGAGCTCAGCAAAGGCTTTGTGGAGGCTCTGAAGGCAGTTGTGGGGAGCCCGCACGTGTCCACCGCTGCCGCCGACCGTGAGCAGCATGGGCACGATGAGTCCATGCACAG GTGCCAGCCTCCAGGTGCTGTGGTGTGGCCGCAGAATGTGGAACAGGTCAGCCGGCTGGCAGCCCTGTGCTACAGCCAAGGAGTGCCCATTATCCCGTTTGGCACTGGCACCGGGCTTGAGGGTGGAGTCTGTGCTGTGCAG GGCGGTGTCTGCATCAACCTGACCCACATGGACCGCATCCTGAAGCTGGATCCGGAGGACTTCTGTGTGGTGGTGGAGCCGGGTGTCACCCGCAAAACTCTCAACACCTACCTGCGGGACAGTGGCCTCTGGTTTCCTGTGG ACCCAGGCGCAGACGCCTCGCTCTGCGGCATGGTGGCCACGGCAGCCTCCGGCACCAATGCTGTGCGCTATGGCACGATGCGGGACAACGTGCTCAACCTGGAGGTGGTGCTGCCTGGCGGCCGGCTGCTTCACACCGCCGGCGCCGGCCGGCACTTCCG GAAGAGTGCAGCTGGCTACAACCTCACGGGGCTCTTTGTGGGCTCTGAAGGGACACTAGGACTCATCACAGCTGCCACCCTGCGCCTGCACCCTGCCCCCGAGGCCACGGTGGCCGCCACCTGTGCATTTCCCAGCGTCCAGGCGGCCGTGGACACCACTGTTCACATCCTCCAGGCTGCACTGCCTCTGGCCCGCATCG AGTTTCTGGATGAAGTCATGATGGATGCCTGCAACAGGCACAGCCGGCTGACCTGCTCCGTGGCGCCCACACTCTTCCTCGAGTTCCACGGATCTGAGCGGGCACTGGCCGAGCAGATAGAGCGGGCAG AGGAGATCAGCCAGCACAACGGAGGCTCCCACTTCTTCTGGGCCAAGGAGGCCGAGGAGCGCAGCCGGCTCTGGGCGGCACGGCACAACGCCTGGTACGCCGCTCTGGCCCTGCGGCCGGGCTGCAAG GGCTATTCCACTGACGTGTGTGTGCCCATCTCCCGGCTGCCAGAGATCCTGGTGCAGACCAAGGAGGACCTGAAGGCCTCGGGACTCACAG GAGCCATTGTTGGACACGTGGGCGACGGCAATTTCCACTGCATCCTGCTGGTGGACCCAGAGGATGCCGAGGAGTTGCGTCGGGTCAAGGCCTTTGGAGAACATCTGGGCAG CCTGGGAGGGGATGGTGCTTAG
- the LDHD gene encoding probable D-lactate dehydrogenase, mitochondrial isoform X1, protein MGWCGHLATHLSAHPAMASLLRAAATWGLFPWRGYCSRGTQGELSKGFVEALKAVVGSPHVSTAAADREQHGHDESMHRCQPPGAVVWPQNVEQVSRLAALCYSQGVPIIPFGTGTGLEGGVCAVQGGVCINLTHMDRILKLDPEDFCVVVEPGVTRKTLNTYLRDSGLWFPVDPGADASLCGMVATAASGTNAVRYGTMRDNVLNLEVVLPGGRLLHTAGAGRHFRKSAAGYNLTGLFVGSEGTLGLITAATLRLHPAPEATVAATCAFPSVQAAVDTTVHILQAALPLARIEFLDEVMMDACNRHSRLTCSVAPTLFLEFHGSERALAEQIERAEEISQHNGGSHFFWAKEAEERSRLWAARHNAWYAALALRPGCKGYSTDVCVPISRLPEILVQTKEDLKASGLTGAIVGHVGDGNFHCILLVDPEDAEELRRVKAFGEHLGRRALALHGTCTGEHGIGLGKRQLLQEEVGAVGMETMRQLKATLDPRGLMNPGKVL, encoded by the exons ATGGGCTGGTGCGGCCACCTGGCCACCCACCTCAGTGCGCACCCCGCTATGGCCAGTCTGCTCCGCGCTGCTGCGACCTGGGGGCTGTTCCCCTGGAGGGGCTACTGCTCCAGGGGAACGCAG GGCGAGCTCAGCAAAGGCTTTGTGGAGGCTCTGAAGGCAGTTGTGGGGAGCCCGCACGTGTCCACCGCTGCCGCCGACCGTGAGCAGCATGGGCACGATGAGTCCATGCACAG GTGCCAGCCTCCAGGTGCTGTGGTGTGGCCGCAGAATGTGGAACAGGTCAGCCGGCTGGCAGCCCTGTGCTACAGCCAAGGAGTGCCCATTATCCCGTTTGGCACTGGCACCGGGCTTGAGGGTGGAGTCTGTGCTGTGCAG GGCGGTGTCTGCATCAACCTGACCCACATGGACCGCATCCTGAAGCTGGATCCGGAGGACTTCTGTGTGGTGGTGGAGCCGGGTGTCACCCGCAAAACTCTCAACACCTACCTGCGGGACAGTGGCCTCTGGTTTCCTGTGG ACCCAGGCGCAGACGCCTCGCTCTGCGGCATGGTGGCCACGGCAGCCTCCGGCACCAATGCTGTGCGCTATGGCACGATGCGGGACAACGTGCTCAACCTGGAGGTGGTGCTGCCTGGCGGCCGGCTGCTTCACACCGCCGGCGCCGGCCGGCACTTCCG GAAGAGTGCAGCTGGCTACAACCTCACGGGGCTCTTTGTGGGCTCTGAAGGGACACTAGGACTCATCACAGCTGCCACCCTGCGCCTGCACCCTGCCCCCGAGGCCACGGTGGCCGCCACCTGTGCATTTCCCAGCGTCCAGGCGGCCGTGGACACCACTGTTCACATCCTCCAGGCTGCACTGCCTCTGGCCCGCATCG AGTTTCTGGATGAAGTCATGATGGATGCCTGCAACAGGCACAGCCGGCTGACCTGCTCCGTGGCGCCCACACTCTTCCTCGAGTTCCACGGATCTGAGCGGGCACTGGCCGAGCAGATAGAGCGGGCAG AGGAGATCAGCCAGCACAACGGAGGCTCCCACTTCTTCTGGGCCAAGGAGGCCGAGGAGCGCAGCCGGCTCTGGGCGGCACGGCACAACGCCTGGTACGCCGCTCTGGCCCTGCGGCCGGGCTGCAAG GGCTATTCCACTGACGTGTGTGTGCCCATCTCCCGGCTGCCAGAGATCCTGGTGCAGACCAAGGAGGACCTGAAGGCCTCGGGACTCACAG GAGCCATTGTTGGACACGTGGGCGACGGCAATTTCCACTGCATCCTGCTGGTGGACCCAGAGGATGCCGAGGAGTTGCGTCGGGTCAAGGCCTTTGGAGAACATCTGGGCAG GCGGGCACTGGCACTGCACGGGACATGTACTGGGGAACACGGTATTGGGCTGGGCAAGCGGCAGCTGCTACAGGAGGAGGTGGGCGCCGTGGGCATGGAGACCATGCGGCAGCTGAAGGCCACGCTGGATCCCCGAGGCCTCATGAACCCAGGCAAGGTGCTGTGA
- the LDHD gene encoding probable D-lactate dehydrogenase, mitochondrial isoform X6 yields the protein MGWCGHLATHLSAHPAMASLLRAAATWGLFPWRGYCSRGTQGELSKGFVEALKAVVGSPHVSTAAADREQHGHDESMHRCQPPGAVVWPQNVEQVSRLAALCYSQGVPIIPFGTGTGLEGGVCAVQGGVCINLTHMDRILKLDPEDFCVVVEPGVTRKTLNTYLRDSGLWFPVDPGADASLCGMVATAASGTNAVRYGTMRDNVLNLEVVLPGGRLLHTAGAGRHFRKSAAGYNLTGLFVGSEGTLGLITAATLRLHPAPEATVAATCAFPSVQAAVDTTVHILQAALPLARIEFLDEVMMDACNRHSRLTCSVAPTLFLEFHGSERALAEQIERAEEISQHNGGSHFFWAKEAEERSRLWAARHNAWYAALALRPGCKGYSTDVCVPISRLPEILVQTKEDLKASGLTGAIVGHVGDGNFHCILLVDPEDAEELRRVKAFGEHLGRCPRTPEIN from the exons ATGGGCTGGTGCGGCCACCTGGCCACCCACCTCAGTGCGCACCCCGCTATGGCCAGTCTGCTCCGCGCTGCTGCGACCTGGGGGCTGTTCCCCTGGAGGGGCTACTGCTCCAGGGGAACGCAG GGCGAGCTCAGCAAAGGCTTTGTGGAGGCTCTGAAGGCAGTTGTGGGGAGCCCGCACGTGTCCACCGCTGCCGCCGACCGTGAGCAGCATGGGCACGATGAGTCCATGCACAG GTGCCAGCCTCCAGGTGCTGTGGTGTGGCCGCAGAATGTGGAACAGGTCAGCCGGCTGGCAGCCCTGTGCTACAGCCAAGGAGTGCCCATTATCCCGTTTGGCACTGGCACCGGGCTTGAGGGTGGAGTCTGTGCTGTGCAG GGCGGTGTCTGCATCAACCTGACCCACATGGACCGCATCCTGAAGCTGGATCCGGAGGACTTCTGTGTGGTGGTGGAGCCGGGTGTCACCCGCAAAACTCTCAACACCTACCTGCGGGACAGTGGCCTCTGGTTTCCTGTGG ACCCAGGCGCAGACGCCTCGCTCTGCGGCATGGTGGCCACGGCAGCCTCCGGCACCAATGCTGTGCGCTATGGCACGATGCGGGACAACGTGCTCAACCTGGAGGTGGTGCTGCCTGGCGGCCGGCTGCTTCACACCGCCGGCGCCGGCCGGCACTTCCG GAAGAGTGCAGCTGGCTACAACCTCACGGGGCTCTTTGTGGGCTCTGAAGGGACACTAGGACTCATCACAGCTGCCACCCTGCGCCTGCACCCTGCCCCCGAGGCCACGGTGGCCGCCACCTGTGCATTTCCCAGCGTCCAGGCGGCCGTGGACACCACTGTTCACATCCTCCAGGCTGCACTGCCTCTGGCCCGCATCG AGTTTCTGGATGAAGTCATGATGGATGCCTGCAACAGGCACAGCCGGCTGACCTGCTCCGTGGCGCCCACACTCTTCCTCGAGTTCCACGGATCTGAGCGGGCACTGGCCGAGCAGATAGAGCGGGCAG AGGAGATCAGCCAGCACAACGGAGGCTCCCACTTCTTCTGGGCCAAGGAGGCCGAGGAGCGCAGCCGGCTCTGGGCGGCACGGCACAACGCCTGGTACGCCGCTCTGGCCCTGCGGCCGGGCTGCAAG GGCTATTCCACTGACGTGTGTGTGCCCATCTCCCGGCTGCCAGAGATCCTGGTGCAGACCAAGGAGGACCTGAAGGCCTCGGGACTCACAG GAGCCATTGTTGGACACGTGGGCGACGGCAATTTCCACTGCATCCTGCTGGTGGACCCAGAGGATGCCGAGGAGTTGCGTCGGGTCAAGGCCTTTGGAGAACATCTGGGCAG GTGTCCTCGGACCCCTGAAATAAACTAG
- the LDHD gene encoding probable D-lactate dehydrogenase, mitochondrial isoform X2 produces the protein MGWCGHLATHLSAHPAMASLLRAAATWGLFPWRGYCSRGTQGELSKGFVEALKAVVGSPHVSTAAADREQHGHDESMHRCQPPGAVVWPQNVEQVSRLAALCYSQGVPIIPFGTGTGLEGGVCAVQGGVCINLTHMDRILKLDPEDFCVVVEPGVTRKTLNTYLRDSGLWFPVDPGADASLCGMVATAASGTNAVRYGTMRDNVLNLEVVLPGGRLLHTAGAGRHFRKSAAGYNLTGLFVGSEGTLGLITAATLRLHPAPEATVAATCAFPSVQAAVDTTVHILQAALPLARIEFLDEVMMDACNRHSRLTCSVAPTLFLEFHGSERALAEQIERAEEISQHNGGSHFFWAKEAEERSRLWAARHNAWYAALALRPGCKGYSTDVCVPISRLPEILVQTKEDLKASGLTGAIVGHVGDGNFHCILLVDPEDAEELRRVKAFGEHLGRHDCSEDHFTLLWCQVAAWRKAKEVGEGVGERPSTPIS, from the exons ATGGGCTGGTGCGGCCACCTGGCCACCCACCTCAGTGCGCACCCCGCTATGGCCAGTCTGCTCCGCGCTGCTGCGACCTGGGGGCTGTTCCCCTGGAGGGGCTACTGCTCCAGGGGAACGCAG GGCGAGCTCAGCAAAGGCTTTGTGGAGGCTCTGAAGGCAGTTGTGGGGAGCCCGCACGTGTCCACCGCTGCCGCCGACCGTGAGCAGCATGGGCACGATGAGTCCATGCACAG GTGCCAGCCTCCAGGTGCTGTGGTGTGGCCGCAGAATGTGGAACAGGTCAGCCGGCTGGCAGCCCTGTGCTACAGCCAAGGAGTGCCCATTATCCCGTTTGGCACTGGCACCGGGCTTGAGGGTGGAGTCTGTGCTGTGCAG GGCGGTGTCTGCATCAACCTGACCCACATGGACCGCATCCTGAAGCTGGATCCGGAGGACTTCTGTGTGGTGGTGGAGCCGGGTGTCACCCGCAAAACTCTCAACACCTACCTGCGGGACAGTGGCCTCTGGTTTCCTGTGG ACCCAGGCGCAGACGCCTCGCTCTGCGGCATGGTGGCCACGGCAGCCTCCGGCACCAATGCTGTGCGCTATGGCACGATGCGGGACAACGTGCTCAACCTGGAGGTGGTGCTGCCTGGCGGCCGGCTGCTTCACACCGCCGGCGCCGGCCGGCACTTCCG GAAGAGTGCAGCTGGCTACAACCTCACGGGGCTCTTTGTGGGCTCTGAAGGGACACTAGGACTCATCACAGCTGCCACCCTGCGCCTGCACCCTGCCCCCGAGGCCACGGTGGCCGCCACCTGTGCATTTCCCAGCGTCCAGGCGGCCGTGGACACCACTGTTCACATCCTCCAGGCTGCACTGCCTCTGGCCCGCATCG AGTTTCTGGATGAAGTCATGATGGATGCCTGCAACAGGCACAGCCGGCTGACCTGCTCCGTGGCGCCCACACTCTTCCTCGAGTTCCACGGATCTGAGCGGGCACTGGCCGAGCAGATAGAGCGGGCAG AGGAGATCAGCCAGCACAACGGAGGCTCCCACTTCTTCTGGGCCAAGGAGGCCGAGGAGCGCAGCCGGCTCTGGGCGGCACGGCACAACGCCTGGTACGCCGCTCTGGCCCTGCGGCCGGGCTGCAAG GGCTATTCCACTGACGTGTGTGTGCCCATCTCCCGGCTGCCAGAGATCCTGGTGCAGACCAAGGAGGACCTGAAGGCCTCGGGACTCACAG GAGCCATTGTTGGACACGTGGGCGACGGCAATTTCCACTGCATCCTGCTGGTGGACCCAGAGGATGCCGAGGAGTTGCGTCGGGTCAAGGCCTTTGGAGAACATCTGGGCAG GCATGACTGCTCTGAAGACCACTTCACACTCCTGTGGTGCCAAGTAGCAGCCTGGAGGAAGGCTAAGGAGGTAggtgagggagtgggggagaggcctTCAAcccccatttcttga
- the LDHD gene encoding probable D-lactate dehydrogenase, mitochondrial isoform X3, which translates to MGWCGHLATHLSAHPAMASLLRAAATWGLFPWRGYCSRGTQGELSKGFVEALKAVVGSPHVSTAAADREQHGHDESMHRCQPPGAVVWPQNVEQVSRLAALCYSQGVPIIPFGTGTGLEGGVCAVQGGVCINLTHMDRILKLDPEDFCVVVEPGVTRKTLNTYLRDSGLWFPTQAQTPRSAAWWPRQPPAPMLCAMARCGTTCSTWRWCCLAAGCFTPPAPAGTSGTLGLITAATLRLHPAPEATVAATCAFPSVQAAVDTTVHILQAALPLARIEFLDEVMMDACNRHSRLTCSVAPTLFLEFHGSERALAEQIERAEEISQHNGGSHFFWAKEAEERSRLWAARHNAWYAALALRPGCKGYSTDVCVPISRLPEILVQTKEDLKASGLTGAIVGHVGDGNFHCILLVDPEDAEELRRVKAFGEHLGRRALALHGTCTGEHGIGLGKRQLLQEEVGAVGMETMRQLKATLDPRGLMNPGKVL; encoded by the exons ATGGGCTGGTGCGGCCACCTGGCCACCCACCTCAGTGCGCACCCCGCTATGGCCAGTCTGCTCCGCGCTGCTGCGACCTGGGGGCTGTTCCCCTGGAGGGGCTACTGCTCCAGGGGAACGCAG GGCGAGCTCAGCAAAGGCTTTGTGGAGGCTCTGAAGGCAGTTGTGGGGAGCCCGCACGTGTCCACCGCTGCCGCCGACCGTGAGCAGCATGGGCACGATGAGTCCATGCACAG GTGCCAGCCTCCAGGTGCTGTGGTGTGGCCGCAGAATGTGGAACAGGTCAGCCGGCTGGCAGCCCTGTGCTACAGCCAAGGAGTGCCCATTATCCCGTTTGGCACTGGCACCGGGCTTGAGGGTGGAGTCTGTGCTGTGCAG GGCGGTGTCTGCATCAACCTGACCCACATGGACCGCATCCTGAAGCTGGATCCGGAGGACTTCTGTGTGGTGGTGGAGCCGGGTGTCACCCGCAAAACTCTCAACACCTACCTGCGGGACAGTGGCCTCTGGTTTCCT ACCCAGGCGCAGACGCCTCGCTCTGCGGCATGGTGGCCACGGCAGCCTCCGGCACCAATGCTGTGCGCTATGGCACGATGCGGGACAACGTGCTCAACCTGGAGGTGGTGCTGCCTGGCGGCCGGCTGCTTCACACCGCCGGCGCCGGCCGGCACTTCCG GGACACTAGGACTCATCACAGCTGCCACCCTGCGCCTGCACCCTGCCCCCGAGGCCACGGTGGCCGCCACCTGTGCATTTCCCAGCGTCCAGGCGGCCGTGGACACCACTGTTCACATCCTCCAGGCTGCACTGCCTCTGGCCCGCATCG AGTTTCTGGATGAAGTCATGATGGATGCCTGCAACAGGCACAGCCGGCTGACCTGCTCCGTGGCGCCCACACTCTTCCTCGAGTTCCACGGATCTGAGCGGGCACTGGCCGAGCAGATAGAGCGGGCAG AGGAGATCAGCCAGCACAACGGAGGCTCCCACTTCTTCTGGGCCAAGGAGGCCGAGGAGCGCAGCCGGCTCTGGGCGGCACGGCACAACGCCTGGTACGCCGCTCTGGCCCTGCGGCCGGGCTGCAAG GGCTATTCCACTGACGTGTGTGTGCCCATCTCCCGGCTGCCAGAGATCCTGGTGCAGACCAAGGAGGACCTGAAGGCCTCGGGACTCACAG GAGCCATTGTTGGACACGTGGGCGACGGCAATTTCCACTGCATCCTGCTGGTGGACCCAGAGGATGCCGAGGAGTTGCGTCGGGTCAAGGCCTTTGGAGAACATCTGGGCAG GCGGGCACTGGCACTGCACGGGACATGTACTGGGGAACACGGTATTGGGCTGGGCAAGCGGCAGCTGCTACAGGAGGAGGTGGGCGCCGTGGGCATGGAGACCATGCGGCAGCTGAAGGCCACGCTGGATCCCCGAGGCCTCATGAACCCAGGCAAGGTGCTGTGA